The genomic segment CTTCGTCGATGAAGAAGGTCACGTCCGAACGATCCAGAGCGTCGCTGATATATACCGGAAGCAACAAACCCTGGTGTTGCTCGTACCCCTTGAAATCGCCTCTCTCACCCATCCTCGCCATGCTAGCGCGCGAGAGAGTCTTGGGTCAGGCTCCTAGCGCCCACGCGCCCGCGTGTCGCACCTCGAAGTGCGGGTCCGTCTTCACCAGCCGGAGCAGCGCGGGAAGCGCGCTGCGCACGCGGAGGAGACCGAGATTCTTCGCGGCTTCGGCCCTGGCCGTCACGCGCCAGGAGCGAAGCCGCCGGGACTCCGCGTCTGCGAGTCCGATCGCGACGGCAAGCTCGCCGATCCGCGCCGACTCGTCGCCGCGGAGATCGAGCGCGAGCTGGATCAGCATCGGCAGGATCCTGCGGCGATCGGAAGCTCGGATCTCGTCGAGTGTCGGCTCGCACCGCGCCGGATCGCAGATCCAGGCGCAGACGAGCGGAAGCAGCGTGGACGCGCGGATGGCGTCCGCGCGCATTCGCCGCGCGATCCAGCCGTGGTGGAGCAGCGTTCCGGTCAGGATCGCGAGAATCCCGGCCAGGAGTCCGAAGACGATCGCGACGAGCTCGTCGTGGAAGTCGGTGAGCAGCATCGGTTCAGAACTTCACGAAGAGACCGGCGCCCACGCCGAGCCTCTCGTAGGTGGATCGAAGGTCCTCGTACTCGATGCAAAGACGCAGACCGAGATCGTCCCGGAGCAGCAAGCGCACACCCGTCCCCAGCGTGAGGATTCGCGCGCGCGAGCGCTCCTCGTCGACGGTGGTCGGGGCGAAGACCTCGGTCCCGAAGGCGCCGAACGCGTAGGGGCTGACGCGTGACTCCGGGACCAGATCCAGCTGCAGCGACCCCGTGTGCCCCGTCCGGCCCCCGGTGATGCGCGTCAGGTAGTAGCGGGCGGTCACGCGCAGCTCCGGAAGCGGCAAGAGCTCGAGCCCCGGCGAGACGGAGATCGAGTCGATGTCTCCCGCGAAGCGCGAGTAGCGGCCGCGCAGGCGCGAGGTGACGCGCTCGCCCAGGCTTCGGGCCAGCTCCACGTCGAGAACGCTGCGCGCGACGACCTCCGCGCCGAAGCCCGTGGTCGCGCGCGCGTCGACGGACCATCCCTGCGGCAGGCGAAACAGCGCGCCGAGGGTCGCCTGCGTCGCGTTCTCGTCGAAGCGGCGGTACTGGTCGATGCCGCCGCGGAGCACGACGGTCTCGGAGACGGGAGCCGAGAGGAACGTGTCGGCGTGCCACCAGTCGCTGCGGTCGCCGTCGAGAGCGTCGAGCTGCAGGCCGACGTCGAGCCGCGCGCGGCGATCGCGCGGCGCCGATTCGGGTGTCGCCTGCTTCGCGGGCGCCTCCGTCCCGCTCCCCTGCCAGCGCCGCAGATCCTCGAGCGTGAGCAACGCGTCGACGTCGGTCGGCCTCGCTTCGAGCACGCGCAGCAGCTGCGCCTCGCCCTCGGCCGCGCGACCCATCCAGCCCAGAAGCCGCGCGCGCGATCGACGCATCGGCGTCGTCGGGATCGCGCTCGAGAAGCAGGTCGAGATCGGCGAGCGCTTCGTCGTGACGGCCGAGCCAGGCGAGCGTTCGGGCGCGTTCGAGCCTGGGCTCCCGCTCCGCAGGCGAGCGGGCGAGGATCGCGGAGTACGCGTCGACCGCCTGCGGCAGCCGCGCTTCCAGAACGAGCGAACGTGCGTTCTCGAGCGCCGCCTCGTCGGCAAACGCATCGAGCGACGCGACGGCCAGCGCGAGACCCAGCAGGGCCGCCTTCACGACATGTCTCTCCCTCGGGTCGCGGCGCCGACAGGTCGTGCCGGCGCCACCCGAGTGTGATTCGGCGAGGCGGAGTGCGGCCTTGATCCGGATCTACGGAGTCACTCGCTCCAGAGTCGGACGATCTTCTCGCAGCGCTCGATCCGACCCGCGTCACCGTCGATGACCCGGCGCGCATGGCTCTCGAGCTCCAGCATCTTCATGTGAACCCATCGCGCTGCGAGCTCTGTCCGGTCTGGTGAGATGTCGGCCTGGCGGAGTAACTCCGTCGCCACGATCACTGCAATCACCATCTCTGCGACGGCCTGTGCGGAGAGCAGCGCGTAGCCGAAGTCGCGGATCAGCGCGACGGACGACTCCTCGATCCGCTCGATTCCCGCCAGGACCCGCTCGGCGAACGGGCGCAGCGCCGCCTGCCCGAGCGCACCGAGCTCCTTGCGCAGCTCGTCGAAGACGATCGTGAGCGCGCCCTTGCCGATCTCCTTCAGAGCGAAGCTGACCTGGATCTCGCTGGTGCCCTCGTAGATCGTGGTGATGATGCCGTCGAGGTGGAGCTTGCCGACGGTCGACTCCGCCATGAAGCCGATTCCGCCGTGCACCTGGATCGCGTCGCGCGTGATCGAGTCGCAGCTCTCCGTGGCCAGGTACTTGGCGAGCGGCGTGAACAGGCGGATCTGCGTCTGGTTGCGCTCGAAGCCGCGGCCGAGCTCGGCGCGCTCCGCTTCCGAGAGCGTCGTCTCGCGCGCCAGCGCGGCCTGGATCGCGGTGTTGCGATCGACGAGCGCCGAGACGCGGTACAGCAGCGCCCGGCTGCCTTCCAGGCTCACGACCATTCTCGAGAGCAGGCTCTTCATCAGCGGCTGGTCGCCGATCGGCATGCCGAACTGCTTTCGCTCGCGCGAGTAGCGGATCGCCTCGACGACCGCGGCCTCGGCGATTCCCACGCCCTGCGCGGCCACGCCCAGCCGTGCGTTGTTCATCAGATCGAGCATGGCGCGGAAGCCGTCGCCCTTCACGCCGATCCGCCAGGCCTCGGCGCGTTCGAGACGGACCGCCGCCGTCGGCGAGCCGTGGATGCCGAGCTTGTGCTCGAGCCGCTCGACGGTAATGCGGTTCGCGCTCCCGTCGGGGAGCGTGCGCGGGCAGAGGAAGAGCGAGAGCCCCTTGGTGGTTCCCTTCGAGAGCTCGAAGGTGTCGGCGTCGCGCGCGAGCACCAAGTGGATCTCCGCCCCGCCGTTGGTGATGAAGATCTTCTGGCCGTCCAGGAAGAACCGACCCGCGTCCTCGACGGCGCGCGTCGAGATCGCGCCCAGGTCCGAGCCGGCTTGCGGCTCGGTCAGGTCCATCGCGCCCTGCAGCTCTCCCGAGACGAAGCCGGGCAGGTAGCGCTGGCAGAGCTCCTCGGGCGCGTAGCGCTGGATGTCCTCGGCGACGCCGGCCTGGAGTCCCATCACCGTCATCAGCGCGGCGTCCGCGCGCGAGATCATCTGCAGGATCACGTTCGCGATCGTGGTGGGAAGCTCGAAGCCGCCGAAGCGTTCGGAGATCCCGAACGCCACCAGCCCCGCGTCGCGCAGCTTTTCGTAGCCGTCGCGCACGTGCGCGGGCGGCTCGACGCGGCCGTCCTCGAGCGTCGCGGCCTGCCACCAGCCCGCGCGCGACGCGGGCTCGAGCGAGGCGCAGATCTCCGCGCAGGTCTCGAGCACCCCGCGAAGCGCCGCACGCTCGGCAAGGACGTCGACCGCATCGCCCTTCCGCAGTCGGAAGTAGTCGTCCCAGTCGATCCGTCGGTCCAGATAGAGAGCGATCCCCTCGTGCAGGTAGGTGGTCATGGATCCTCCCGCCGGCGCGCGCCCGGCAGCGGCTCCGGCTATGATCGACACGCACTCTCGAGCGTGAGGCTAGCGCATGTACGTCGGCAGGATCGTCGCGGTGGGTCGAAATCGTGCCGGGGCCAACGCGGCGCTGTACCGGGTCTCGTCGCGCTCGTTCCCCAACCGGATGGCGGTCGAGGTCGACGGGCGGCTCGCGATCGTTCCGCGGCCCGGGCACGAGGGCGATCTGCACAAGAACCCGTACATCGCCTACAACGCCGTGCGCATCGCGGGAGAGTTCGCGGTGGCGACCAACGGCAGTCACACCGATCCGATCGCGGAGAAGATCGCGATGGGAGTA from the Deltaproteobacteria bacterium genome contains:
- the yaiO gene encoding YaiO family outer membrane beta-barrel protein is translated as MRLPTRRRSRTHVRSFWKRGCRRRSTRTPRSSPARLRSGSPGSNAPERSPGSAVTTKRSPISTCFSSAIPTTPMRRSRARLLGWMGRAAEGEAQLLRVLEARPTDVDALLTLEDLRRWQGSGTEAPAKQATPESAPRDRRARLDVGLQLDALDGDRSDWWHADTFLSAPVSETVVLRGGIDQYRRFDENATQATLGALFRLPQGWSVDARATTGFGAEVVARSVLDVELARSLGERVTSRLRGRYSRFAGDIDSISVSPGLELLPLPELRVTARYYLTRITGGRTGHTGSLQLDLVPESRVSPYAFGAFGTEVFAPTTVDEERSRARILTLGTGVRLLLRDDLGLRLCIEYEDLRSTYERLGVGAGLFVKF